A genomic window from Lactobacillus sp. ESL0677 includes:
- a CDS encoding PH domain-containing protein, whose amino-acid sequence MDLETVEQQLKNAGVPKLVFSFSAKSEVKLLSKIMDDDEVIKYATSGSLDSDDLGDGTVELIVCTNKRVIFLSKRFLFGSNQSEVGLDSITGVSFKKRIFEGDISIASGNQHLLVKKVRADTVSTMAKAIKNAVAAYKNRGQSPVTAAPTENDSLSKLRELKGLLDDGIITQAEFDAKKKQLLNL is encoded by the coding sequence ATGGATTTGGAAACAGTTGAACAACAATTAAAAAATGCAGGTGTACCTAAACTTGTATTTTCGTTTAGTGCCAAAAGTGAAGTAAAATTGCTGTCCAAAATAATGGATGACGATGAAGTCATTAAATATGCAACAAGTGGTAGCCTAGATAGCGATGATTTGGGTGATGGTACCGTTGAATTAATAGTATGTACTAATAAACGTGTAATCTTTCTTAGTAAACGCTTCCTTTTTGGATCTAACCAATCGGAAGTTGGATTAGATTCAATCACTGGGGTTTCTTTCAAGAAAAGAATCTTTGAAGGTGACATTAGCATAGCTAGTGGTAATCAACACTTACTAGTAAAGAAAGTTAGAGCAGATACGGTTTCAACGATGGCGAAAGCGATTAAGAATGCTGTGGCTGCATATAAAAATCGTGGTCAAAGTCCAGTAACTGCCGCACCTACCGAAAATGACTCTTTAAGTAAACTTCGTGAATTAAAGGGTTTATTAGATGATGGCATTATTACCCAAGCTGAATTTGATGCTAAAAAGAAGCAATTGCTTAATTTATAG
- a CDS encoding Fur family transcriptional regulator, whose protein sequence is MTTKQASKAEQLLRQHHLKVTHPRLKILTYLMSHHNHPTAAMIYQAVSSDIIPTYRATIYNTLKKLVEAGIVIEIKNGDNSSHYDYFVKPHFHIICTNCGKIADVFYPNFRAIEDQMRLEAENQTGFVSSASHLEIFGLCPACQKKK, encoded by the coding sequence TTGACCACAAAGCAAGCTAGTAAGGCAGAACAATTGCTGCGTCAGCACCACTTAAAAGTCACACATCCGCGATTGAAAATTTTAACATATTTGATGTCGCACCATAATCACCCAACAGCGGCAATGATTTATCAAGCAGTCAGTAGTGATATAATTCCAACTTATCGGGCAACGATATACAATACTTTAAAGAAATTAGTAGAAGCCGGCATTGTAATTGAAATCAAGAACGGTGATAACTCATCGCACTACGACTACTTTGTTAAGCCACACTTTCATATTATCTGTACTAATTGCGGTAAAATTGCTGATGTTTTTTATCCCAATTTTCGCGCAATTGAAGACCAAATGCGACTTGAGGCTGAAAATCAAACTGGTTTTGTGAGCTCAGCCAGCCATTTGGAAATCTTTGGATTATGCCCTGCTTGTCAAAAGAAAAAGTAA
- a CDS encoding amino acid permease, translated as MTETHDNSKKMLWTTLATMAFSIVWSFGNVVNGFVYFDGTHVIFSWIMIFLLFFIPYALMVGELGSVFKDSEGGVASWVNATMGPKWAYYAGWTFWAVHIVYISSKGTGGLRGMAWGIFGNTNWYDSVPTAWTQLATLAVFLFFCWVASRGVPVIKTLSTIAGTSMFVMSILFIIMMFAAPVINPHAGYFNISWNWKNFMPTFNMKYFTSLSILVFAVGGAEKISPYVNNLKDPSKNFPKAMIGLAVMVMVSAILGTIAMAMMFDPKIVSSHLNEYISNGPYMAFNKLGQYYRVGGLFMYIYAWCNVIGQFSTLVISIDAPLRMLLGSKEAKDFIPNKLLKLNKHGAYINGIWLIVILSGGLIILQILMPNAQAVMAQLVKLNSIVMPVRYLWIFAAYVALRKQYKKFITGNTYQMTTHQGLAFTAGIWCFAVTTACCIMGMYSPDPFTLTLNIATPIVLFLLGLILPTIKRHQDAKM; from the coding sequence ATGACTGAAACACACGATAATTCCAAGAAAATGTTGTGGACAACCTTAGCAACAATGGCCTTCTCCATCGTTTGGAGCTTTGGGAACGTTGTTAACGGCTTTGTCTACTTCGATGGAACCCACGTTATCTTTAGCTGGATTATGATCTTCCTGCTATTCTTTATTCCTTATGCCTTAATGGTTGGTGAACTCGGTTCCGTTTTCAAAGATTCCGAAGGTGGTGTTGCCTCCTGGGTTAACGCAACAATGGGGCCAAAATGGGCCTACTACGCTGGTTGGACCTTCTGGGCTGTCCACATCGTTTATATTTCTAGTAAAGGTACGGGTGGGCTAAGAGGAATGGCTTGGGGCATCTTCGGCAATACCAACTGGTACGACAGCGTGCCAACGGCTTGGACGCAACTTGCCACACTTGCCGTCTTCCTGTTCTTCTGCTGGGTTGCCAGCCGCGGCGTACCGGTCATCAAGACCCTCTCAACAATCGCTGGTACTTCAATGTTTGTGATGTCGATTTTATTCATCATCATGATGTTTGCAGCACCTGTGATTAATCCGCATGCCGGCTACTTCAACATTAGTTGGAACTGGAAGAATTTCATGCCAACTTTTAACATGAAATATTTCACCTCGTTATCAATTCTAGTTTTCGCCGTTGGTGGTGCTGAGAAAATTTCACCATACGTTAACAACCTGAAAGACCCATCTAAGAACTTTCCAAAAGCGATGATTGGTCTGGCCGTAATGGTTATGGTTTCAGCAATTTTAGGTACCATTGCTATGGCAATGATGTTCGATCCTAAAATTGTCAGCAGCCATCTGAACGAATACATTTCTAATGGTCCTTACATGGCCTTTAACAAGCTGGGACAATACTATCGCGTCGGCGGTTTGTTCATGTATATTTATGCTTGGTGCAATGTTATCGGGCAGTTTTCAACTTTAGTTATCAGTATTGATGCGCCATTGAGAATGCTCTTAGGAAGTAAAGAAGCTAAAGACTTTATCCCTAATAAATTACTCAAATTAAATAAGCACGGTGCATATATCAATGGTATCTGGTTAATTGTTATCTTATCTGGTGGCTTAATTATCCTGCAAATCTTGATGCCAAATGCTCAGGCAGTAATGGCTCAGCTGGTTAAACTAAATTCAATTGTTATGCCAGTTCGTTACCTATGGATCTTTGCTGCTTACGTTGCATTGCGTAAACAATATAAGAAATTTATTACTGGCAATACTTACCAAATGACAACTCACCAAGGTCTAGCATTTACAGCTGGTATCTGGTGCTTTGCCGTTACAACTGCATGTTGTATCATGGGGATGTACTCACCTGATCCATTTACATTGACATTAAATATTGCAACGCCAATTGTCCTGTTCCTGCTTGGTTTAATTTTACCAACAATCAAGCGTCATCAAGATGCCAAAATGTAA
- a CDS encoding SH3-like domain-containing protein — protein MKKRQVGKSLLTGAIIATSLFACGNYRSVTAKSYKKAVTKVAGSGNYTVYHHASKKGPAGAFTSTKYFKHANLQAKKSVATKKGKFWQIIVYGRTVGWVNQNFFARNKIAVAKKVSLVENSNYEFETRDAISVAADSQGTAINPSKVKASPAKIDTDKPGTTTVHFQYGSAKASVEVMVRDDSDEGVARADQTPQSGPTAVSTWKGSSKSSSRNWNAKHHYGFETKSDTFKAGNLTLKTKLYQPRFVSLDYNKAADKMGQVGVIPEGITVNGNNFTVAVFNNSSDLKGHLVSYDLGHINKYRAQNLPGLGWSTFKKYAAHIKVSPYIKLGHGQSLGSSSKYLYVMANNNKMGNSKASEEILQIRKSDMKINQIWSFKIWNGSSARYIHNATFSGDNTMYCLFHNASNGRYEYWKVTRSGDTWTPVEVGATQSNFIGNGSPVQGFTYDSGHQQFYIGFNDYLFRVGVDGTYKGKNHLHVKREIEGLSVSGSKLYVEFAQRGELTVGKTK, from the coding sequence ATGAAAAAGAGACAAGTTGGGAAAAGTTTACTTACTGGTGCAATTATTGCAACTAGCTTATTTGCCTGTGGTAATTATCGCTCGGTAACCGCTAAAAGCTACAAAAAGGCGGTAACCAAAGTTGCAGGGAGTGGCAACTATACGGTTTATCATCATGCTTCTAAAAAGGGCCCAGCTGGTGCATTTACCTCAACTAAGTATTTTAAACATGCCAATTTGCAGGCAAAAAAGTCGGTAGCAACTAAAAAGGGTAAGTTTTGGCAAATTATTGTTTACGGTCGCACTGTTGGTTGGGTTAACCAGAATTTTTTTGCTAGAAACAAGATTGCGGTTGCTAAAAAAGTCAGTTTGGTTGAAAACAGCAATTATGAGTTTGAAACGCGGGATGCAATTAGCGTGGCGGCAGACAGCCAGGGAACAGCAATCAATCCTAGTAAGGTTAAGGCTTCACCAGCTAAAATTGATACGGATAAGCCAGGAACAACCACTGTTCATTTTCAATATGGCAGTGCCAAGGCTAGCGTTGAGGTAATGGTGCGTGATGATTCAGATGAGGGGGTTGCACGCGCTGACCAGACGCCGCAGAGTGGCCCAACGGCAGTGTCAACTTGGAAAGGAAGTTCTAAGTCATCATCACGTAATTGGAATGCCAAGCACCATTATGGTTTTGAAACAAAGTCGGACACGTTTAAGGCTGGAAATTTAACGCTGAAAACCAAGCTTTACCAACCACGTTTTGTCAGTTTGGACTACAACAAGGCAGCAGATAAGATGGGACAGGTGGGCGTAATTCCTGAAGGGATTACTGTTAACGGTAACAACTTTACGGTTGCAGTTTTCAATAATAGTAGTGATTTAAAGGGACATTTAGTGTCTTATGATTTAGGGCATATTAATAAATATCGTGCGCAAAATCTGCCTGGATTAGGCTGGTCAACTTTTAAAAAGTACGCAGCCCACATTAAAGTCAGTCCTTATATTAAATTAGGTCATGGTCAATCACTGGGGTCTTCTAGCAAGTATCTTTATGTGATGGCAAATAACAATAAGATGGGTAATTCGAAAGCTTCTGAAGAAATTTTGCAAATTCGTAAGTCGGATATGAAGATTAATCAGATTTGGTCATTCAAGATTTGGAATGGCTCATCAGCGCGTTACATTCATAATGCAACTTTTAGTGGTGATAACACAATGTACTGCTTGTTCCACAATGCAAGTAACGGTCGTTATGAATATTGGAAGGTAACTAGAAGTGGCGACACTTGGACACCAGTTGAAGTTGGCGCAACGCAAAGCAACTTTATTGGCAATGGCTCACCGGTTCAAGGTTTTACTTATGATAGTGGACATCAGCAGTTCTATATCGGCTTTAACGATTACCTATTCCGCGTTGGTGTAGATGGAACTTATAAAGGTAAAAACCATTTGCACGTTAAACGGGAAATTGAAGGCTTATCGGTTTCTGGAAGCAAGCTTTACGTTGAATTTGCGCAGCGTGGCGAGTTAACGGTTGGAAAAACAAAATAA
- a CDS encoding sugar-binding domain-containing protein encodes MYSEFPVLEALVPDILKVFRQRYLVLEQISLNAPIGRRSVAQALGLSERNVRTETEYLRDLGLIEIKSFGMFMTEKGKKTLQDAAPLIDRHFNARKTEIELAHKLGIERTIIVPGDSDLQERVYERMGEELSSALNLLLPLGKSIITVLGGVALAKSAKYLSKNLSDNRQLEFVPGRGALGENVAIQSNTIVQEMAVKTGGKYKTLYLPEQISTQAYKSLIRESTFADVLEDIAKSDVVIHGIGLAHDMARRRGYDSIRLSELREKKVVTECFGCFFDGRGKIVDRVQQVGLQFENLNKIPHIFAFACGNRKAQAIKAYMPNAPHQTWLITDEGASNKILKGI; translated from the coding sequence ATGTACTCGGAATTCCCAGTGCTTGAAGCTCTCGTTCCTGATATTTTAAAAGTGTTTCGACAAAGGTATCTTGTCCTTGAGCAGATTTCGCTTAATGCACCGATTGGTCGCAGAAGCGTAGCACAAGCTTTAGGACTTTCCGAAAGAAACGTGCGAACAGAAACGGAGTATCTTCGTGATCTTGGTTTAATTGAAATCAAGAGCTTTGGCATGTTTATGACGGAAAAAGGCAAGAAGACCTTGCAGGATGCAGCTCCATTGATTGATCGGCATTTCAATGCCCGCAAGACAGAGATTGAGTTAGCACACAAGTTAGGTATTGAACGGACAATTATTGTTCCGGGCGATAGTGACTTGCAGGAACGAGTTTATGAGCGCATGGGTGAAGAACTTAGTTCAGCTTTAAATCTGCTTTTGCCGCTGGGTAAGTCAATCATTACTGTTCTAGGTGGTGTTGCTCTTGCAAAGTCTGCGAAGTACTTGTCTAAGAACTTGAGCGATAATCGGCAGTTGGAATTTGTTCCGGGGCGCGGAGCCTTGGGCGAGAATGTTGCGATTCAAAGTAACACTATTGTTCAAGAAATGGCCGTTAAAACCGGCGGTAAATATAAGACTTTATACTTACCTGAACAAATTTCGACTCAAGCTTACAAGTCACTCATTAGAGAGTCGACTTTTGCCGATGTTCTAGAAGACATTGCCAAAAGCGATGTCGTCATTCATGGCATTGGCTTAGCTCATGATATGGCTCGGCGCAGAGGGTATGATTCGATTCGTTTATCCGAATTGCGCGAAAAAAAGGTGGTCACCGAATGTTTCGGGTGTTTCTTTGATGGCCGAGGAAAGATTGTCGACCGCGTGCAACAGGTTGGCTTGCAGTTTGAGAATCTAAATAAAATCCCGCACATATTTGCCTTTGCTTGTGGCAACCGTAAGGCTCAAGCAATCAAAGCTTATATGCCTAATGCTCCTCATCAAACCTGGTTAATTACTGATGAAGGAGCCTCAAATAAGATTTTAAAGGGGATTTGA
- the gap gene encoding type I glyceraldehyde-3-phosphate dehydrogenase — MTVKIGINGFGRIGRLAFRRIMDLGEKSKDIEVVAINDLTTPALLAHLLKYDSTHGTFNHEVSATEDSIVVDGKKYRVYAEPQAQNIPWVKNDGVDFVLECTGFYTSKAKSQAHLDAGAKRVLISAPAGNDLKTIVYSVNDDTLDANDKIVSAGSCTTNSLAPMVDALQKEFGIKVATMTTIHAYTSTQMILDGPVRGGNLRAARAAAANIIPHSTGAAKAIGLVVPELNGKVNGHAQRVPVVDGSLTELVSILDKKVTADEVNAAVKKYESPSFAYNDDEIVSSDVIGMTAGAIYDPTQTMVTTAGDNQLVKTVSWYDNEYSFTCQMIRTLLKFATL, encoded by the coding sequence ATGACAGTTAAAATTGGTATTAACGGCTTTGGCCGTATCGGTCGTTTAGCATTCCGTCGGATCATGGATTTGGGCGAAAAGTCAAAGGATATTGAAGTTGTTGCTATTAACGACTTGACTACCCCTGCACTTTTGGCACACTTATTGAAGTATGACTCAACTCATGGTACTTTCAACCACGAAGTTTCAGCAACTGAAGACTCAATCGTTGTTGATGGTAAGAAATACCGCGTATACGCTGAACCACAAGCACAAAACATTCCTTGGGTTAAGAACGACGGTGTTGACTTTGTTCTTGAATGTACTGGTTTCTACACCAGCAAGGCTAAGTCACAAGCTCACCTTGACGCTGGCGCTAAGAGAGTCTTGATTTCAGCTCCTGCTGGCAACGACTTGAAGACCATTGTTTACTCAGTAAACGATGACACTTTGGATGCAAACGACAAGATCGTTTCAGCTGGTTCATGTACTACTAACTCATTGGCTCCAATGGTTGATGCTTTACAAAAAGAATTTGGCATCAAGGTAGCTACTATGACTACTATTCACGCTTACACTTCAACCCAAATGATCTTGGATGGACCTGTTCGTGGTGGTAACTTACGTGCTGCTCGTGCTGCTGCAGCTAACATTATTCCTCACTCAACTGGTGCTGCTAAGGCTATTGGTCTTGTTGTTCCAGAATTGAACGGTAAAGTTAACGGTCACGCACAACGTGTTCCAGTTGTTGATGGTTCATTGACTGAATTAGTTTCAATCCTTGACAAGAAGGTTACTGCTGATGAAGTTAACGCAGCAGTTAAGAAGTACGAAAGTCCTTCATTTGCATACAACGATGACGAAATCGTTTCAAGCGATGTTATCGGTATGACTGCTGGTGCCATTTATGACCCAACTCAAACTATGGTAACTACTGCAGGTGACAACCAATTAGTTAAGACTGTTTCATGGTATGACAATGAATACTCATTCACTTGCCAAATGATTCGTACTTTGTTGAAATTTGCTACTCTTTAA
- a CDS encoding phosphoglycerate kinase: MAKLIISDLDVKGKKVLVRVDFNVPIKDGVIGDDNRIVAALPTIKYIIEHGGKAILLSHLGRVKSDDDKKELSLKPVAERLSELLKKPVTFVPANEGQEVEDAINKMNDGDVDVLENTRFQDIDNDFGKRESKNDPKLGEYWASLGDMYVNDAFGTAHRSHASNVGIAEAMKKAGKPVAAGYLMEKEIKFLGDAVANPVHPFVTILGGAKVSDKIDVITNLIPKSDHILIGGGMAYTFLAAQGHDIGKSLFEPDKVELAKQLLKDADGKIVLPVDNLAATEFSNDASREVVGDDIPDNMMGLDIGPKTVDKFKEILKDAKTVVWNGPMGAFEMSNFAKGTLEVGKALADLKDATTIIGGGDSTAAAKQLGIAPKITHISTGGGASLQYLEGKELPGIACISDK, encoded by the coding sequence ATGGCTAAATTAATTATTTCAGATTTAGATGTTAAGGGTAAAAAAGTTTTAGTTCGTGTTGACTTTAATGTTCCGATTAAAGATGGCGTGATTGGTGATGACAACAGAATTGTTGCCGCATTGCCAACAATTAAATATATTATCGAACATGGTGGTAAGGCAATCTTACTTAGTCACTTGGGCCGGGTTAAGTCTGACGATGATAAAAAAGAATTATCACTTAAACCAGTTGCTGAACGCTTGAGTGAACTCTTGAAGAAGCCTGTAACTTTTGTACCTGCAAATGAAGGTCAAGAAGTTGAAGACGCAATCAATAAGATGAATGATGGCGATGTTGATGTTCTTGAAAATACTCGTTTCCAAGATATTGACAACGACTTTGGTAAGCGTGAATCTAAGAATGATCCTAAGCTTGGTGAATACTGGGCAAGTCTTGGTGACATGTACGTTAATGATGCCTTTGGTACCGCGCACAGAAGTCATGCTTCTAACGTCGGAATTGCTGAAGCAATGAAGAAGGCTGGTAAGCCAGTTGCCGCTGGTTACTTGATGGAAAAGGAAATCAAGTTTTTAGGCGATGCTGTTGCTAACCCAGTTCACCCATTTGTAACTATTTTGGGTGGTGCTAAGGTTTCAGACAAGATTGACGTAATTACTAACTTAATTCCTAAGTCAGACCATATTTTAATCGGTGGTGGGATGGCTTATACCTTCTTAGCTGCCCAAGGTCACGATATTGGTAAATCATTGTTTGAGCCAGACAAGGTTGAATTAGCTAAGCAATTGCTTAAAGATGCTGATGGCAAGATTGTTTTACCAGTAGATAACTTAGCTGCAACCGAATTTTCTAACGATGCTTCTCGTGAAGTTGTTGGTGACGATATTCCTGACAACATGATGGGTCTTGACATCGGTCCTAAGACTGTTGACAAATTCAAGGAAATCTTGAAGGATGCTAAGACTGTCGTTTGGAACGGACCAATGGGTGCCTTTGAAATGTCCAACTTTGCTAAAGGTACTTTGGAAGTTGGTAAGGCTTTGGCAGATCTTAAAGATGCCACAACCATCATTGGTGGTGGGGACTCAACTGCCGCTGCTAAGCAATTAGGGATTGCACCTAAGATTACCCACATCTCAACTGGTGGTGGCGCAAGTTTGCAATACCTTGAAGGTAAGGAATTACCGGGAATTGCCTGCATTTCAGACAAGTAA
- the tpiA gene encoding triose-phosphate isomerase, protein MRTPIIAGNWKLHMNPEQTTEFVDAVKDKLPKATKVEALICAPAVDLDALRKAAKGSELKVGAENAYFEDEGAFTGETSPKVLKEMGMDYCIIGHSERRGYFHETDEDINKKAKALFANGITPIICCGESLQRREANQQEEWVVGQIEAALKDLSAEQVASLVIAYEPIWAIGTGKTASSDQAEEMCKTIRDTVKNLYNEETAANVRIQYGGSVNPGNVKELMAKPDIDGGLVGGASLKPDSFLALVNYQD, encoded by the coding sequence ATGCGTACACCAATTATTGCTGGTAACTGGAAGTTGCACATGAATCCAGAACAAACAACTGAATTTGTTGATGCAGTTAAAGACAAGTTGCCAAAAGCTACTAAAGTTGAAGCATTAATCTGTGCTCCAGCTGTTGACCTTGATGCTTTAAGAAAAGCTGCTAAGGGTTCAGAATTAAAAGTCGGCGCAGAGAATGCTTACTTTGAAGACGAAGGTGCATTCACTGGCGAAACTTCACCTAAAGTTTTGAAAGAAATGGGTATGGACTACTGCATTATCGGTCACTCAGAACGTCGCGGTTACTTCCATGAAACTGACGAAGACATTAACAAGAAGGCTAAGGCTTTGTTTGCTAATGGTATTACCCCAATCATTTGCTGTGGTGAATCACTTCAAAGACGTGAAGCCAATCAACAAGAAGAATGGGTTGTTGGTCAAATCGAAGCTGCCTTAAAGGACTTATCTGCTGAACAAGTTGCTAGCTTAGTAATTGCTTATGAACCAATCTGGGCAATTGGAACTGGTAAGACTGCTAGTTCAGACCAAGCCGAAGAAATGTGCAAGACGATTCGCGATACAGTTAAGAACTTATATAATGAAGAAACTGCCGCCAATGTTCGCATCCAATATGGTGGTTCTGTTAACCCTGGTAACGTTAAGGAATTAATGGCTAAGCCTGATATTGATGGTGGTTTAGTTGGCGGTGCCAGCCTTAAGCCAGACTCATTCTTGGCTTTGGTTAATTACCAAGACTAA
- a CDS encoding helix-turn-helix transcriptional regulator codes for MTTFGETIRQLRKSRSISQEALSADLFDRSTLSKIEADKVFPSRENANEMIARLGLGLNEFEYVQHGYSPTKKNRILYELFNLKFSTETDKINELINECTTTNDGDLKRITKILRAYLLFNEPNGLAKAKKLVQPIWNDYLSKIKILTITDICLLSMIAYAFDYKTNKQIISKILSTIDNYYPFLKTLKLNALINLSNLQLDEHNYQKAKETLTQAAQLAQNISQYDKLLLCHSEIALCDQDYKQAVYYADLLEKIGATSIAQPLKQEIESRKKSHS; via the coding sequence ATGACTACATTCGGTGAAACTATAAGACAATTACGTAAATCACGCTCAATTAGTCAAGAAGCACTATCAGCTGATCTGTTTGACCGCAGTACATTGTCCAAAATAGAAGCTGACAAAGTATTTCCTTCAAGGGAAAATGCCAATGAAATGATTGCTCGTCTCGGCTTAGGCTTAAATGAATTTGAATATGTTCAGCATGGTTATTCACCCACTAAAAAGAATAGAATTTTGTATGAACTATTTAATTTAAAATTTAGTACAGAAACCGACAAAATCAACGAGCTCATTAATGAATGTACTACCACTAATGATGGCGATCTTAAGCGAATTACGAAAATTTTACGAGCATATCTTTTGTTTAATGAACCTAATGGTTTAGCTAAAGCTAAAAAGCTAGTACAACCTATCTGGAATGACTATTTAAGTAAGATTAAAATTCTAACAATTACCGATATTTGCTTATTAAGCATGATTGCCTATGCTTTTGACTACAAAACCAACAAGCAAATTATTAGTAAAATTTTATCCACCATTGATAATTACTATCCTTTTCTTAAAACTCTTAAATTAAATGCTCTAATCAATTTAAGTAATTTACAACTTGATGAACATAATTATCAAAAAGCAAAAGAAACTTTAACTCAGGCAGCGCAATTAGCACAAAATATTAGTCAATATGACAAATTACTCCTCTGTCACTCTGAAATTGCACTTTGCGACCAAGATTATAAACAGGCAGTATATTACGCTGACTTACTTGAAAAAATTGGTGCTACTAGCATTGCTCAACCTCTAAAACAAGAGATTGAAAGCAGAAAAAAATCACACAGTTAA
- a CDS encoding YxeA family protein, with protein MKHIENFFLNSVVVMVALVALLSMIHIPLVDEVKDYFNPFITMQTDYAKVPKGTQDYYNIQAVDKHGNKLPYKLEEFGGYDPNQQYVVIKHKGQFVKHIDYITKIKMPTAKD; from the coding sequence ATGAAGCATATTGAAAATTTTTTCTTAAATAGTGTGGTTGTAATGGTAGCGCTAGTTGCACTTTTGTCGATGATTCATATCCCGCTTGTCGATGAGGTTAAGGATTACTTTAATCCGTTTATTACAATGCAAACCGACTATGCCAAGGTACCTAAAGGCACGCAGGATTATTATAATATTCAAGCTGTTGATAAACACGGTAATAAGCTGCCTTACAAGCTTGAGGAATTTGGCGGCTATGATCCTAATCAGCAATATGTTGTTATTAAGCATAAGGGGCAATTTGTAAAACATATTGATTACATTACAAAGATTAAAATGCCAACTGCCAAAGATTAA
- a CDS encoding LysR family transcriptional regulator, whose translation MKYNLMAIKYFVDVVETQGFTPAAKRNFVSQTAISNAVKNLEKEINIKLIDRSTSHFKVTPAGVNFYHYSVALLKHYYNFGEKVSQLNNSYSTLRIHYLRGFGHWAIRLARNLKEAIPKIQLQLDTENFAGSIPKLDASDYDILIGFATAVSKIKDIHLKSIGTANFGVLVNKNSQESSTSQPLFLQKWSATDNNDVQTKIRLILKEIKIAYDPVIYLDSFDAALANIVLNHGMAIYPKELPIPTNYAQDVCYLPNIPSLQYDVVAIYKDPTISKILTSSLVK comes from the coding sequence ATGAAATATAATTTGATGGCGATTAAATATTTCGTTGATGTGGTTGAAACGCAAGGCTTTACACCAGCTGCCAAAAGAAATTTTGTTTCGCAAACTGCCATCAGTAATGCTGTCAAAAACTTGGAAAAAGAGATTAATATTAAGCTCATTGACCGCTCCACGTCGCACTTTAAGGTTACTCCTGCGGGCGTCAACTTTTATCATTATTCTGTCGCCTTGCTCAAGCATTACTATAATTTTGGCGAAAAAGTCAGCCAGCTCAATAACTCATATAGCACTCTGCGAATCCATTATTTGCGCGGCTTTGGTCATTGGGCAATCCGGTTAGCACGAAACTTGAAAGAAGCAATACCAAAGATTCAGCTGCAATTAGATACGGAAAACTTTGCCGGCAGCATTCCTAAGTTAGATGCAAGTGATTACGATATTTTAATTGGCTTTGCGACAGCGGTCAGCAAGATCAAGGATATTCATCTTAAGAGCATTGGCACTGCCAACTTTGGCGTTTTAGTCAACAAAAATTCTCAAGAAAGCAGCACTAGTCAACCGTTGTTTCTACAAAAATGGTCGGCGACCGATAACAATGACGTCCAAACTAAGATTAGGCTGATCCTAAAAGAAATAAAGATTGCCTATGATCCTGTTATCTACCTCGATAGCTTCGACGCGGCACTAGCCAATATTGTGCTCAATCACGGCATGGCAATCTATCCTAAAGAACTGCCAATCCCCACTAATTATGCGCAAGATGTTTGCTACTTACCAAATATTCCTAGTCTGCAATATGATGTTGTCGCAATTTATAAAGACCCCACTATCAGCAAAATTTTGACTAGCAGCTTGGTAAAATGA